CGCCGCCGCGGCAGGAGGGCCGGAACATGGTCCTGCTCCTCACCCCCGTCGCCGCCAAGGGCAAGGCGTCCAAGCGCGTCGCCAGCGAGGTGGCGCATGCCGACTCGGAAGCCGAGCAGGGCTGAGGAGGATCTGCGGTGCCGAAAATGAAGACCCATCGCGGTCTCGCCAAGCGGGTGCGCCGCACGGCGAGCGGCCGCTTGAAACGCAAGAAGGCCTATCACAGCCACTTGCTCGCCTCGAAGTCGCGCAAGCAGAAGCGACGGCTGCGCGGCTCGTCGCTCATCGCGCCGGAGGAAGAGAAGCGGCTGAAGGCACTTCTCAACGACTAGCGTCCCTGGTTTCTACGGGAGTGCAGACATGCCACGTGCGACCAACAATGTCGCGGCGCGGGCGCGCCACCACAAGCTCCTCAAGCAGGCCGAAGGCTACTACGGCGCCAAGAGCCGGTTGTACCGCATCGCCAAGGAGGCGGTGGAGCGCGGGCTCAACTACGCCTACCGCGATCGCCGGGCGCGGAAGCGCGACTTCCGCCAGCTGTGGATCATGCGCATCAACGCTGCTGCCCGCCAGCACGGTCTTTCCTACAGCACCTTCATGGGGCTCCTGCGGCAGTCGAACATCGAGGTCAACCGCAAAGTCCTGGCCGAGATGGCCGTGAACGACGCCGAGGCCTTCGAGAAGCTGGTCGAGACCGCCAAGCAGGCCCAGAGCTGAGACCGTGAGCACTGGGCCCGAGTCCCTGGGCGAGCGGATCGTCGCGGCCCGTGCGGCAGCGCTGGCCGAGAGCGCCGCGGCCTCGACGGCCGAGGCGCTGGAGGCGTGGCGCGTGCGCTGGCTCGGCCGCCGCGGCACGGTGGCGGCGCTCTTCGCAGCCCTTCCCGAAGCCGCCGCCGCCGAGCGGCGCGAGCTCGGCCAGCGGCTCAATGCGCTCAAGAACGAGTTGCAGGGGCTCTACGATGCAGCGGCGTCCGCAGCGGCTCCAGCCGTCGCCGCCGCCGCCGTGGATGTCACGCTCCCAGGCCGCCGCCGCTGGGTCGGCCGGCCCCACGTCCTCTCCCAGGTCCTGGACGAGATGCTGGCCATCTTCACCGGCCTGGGTTTCGCCGTGGCCATGGGCCCGGAGGTGGAGCTCGAGGCCTACAACTTCGACTTCCTCAACTTCCCGCCCAACCACCCGGCGCGGGACCTGCAGGACACCTTCTACGTCAACGATCGGGTGCTGCTGCGCACCCAGACTTCGCCCATGCAGGTGCGCATCATGCGCTCTCAGCCGCCGCCGGTGCGCGTCGTCGTCCCCGGCCGCGTCTACCGCAACGAGCAGATCGATGCCACTCACGCCGCCGAGTTCCATCAGGTCGAGGGTCTGTACGTGGACCAGCGGGTTTCCATGGTGGATTTGAAGGCCACCATCGCTCACTTCACCCGCCTGCTCTTCGGCACCGACACCGCCATCCGCTTCAAGCCGCACTACTTTCCCTTCACCGAGCCCAGCGTGGACGTGGACATGACCTGCTTCGCCTGCGGCGGCAAGGGCTGCAAGCTCTGCGGCAACGCCGGCTGGATCGAGATCATGGGCGCCGGCATGGTGCATCCCAACGTCTTCCGTGCCGCTGGCTACGACCCGGAGCAGGTCACGGGCTTCGCCTTCGGCATGGGGGTGGACCGCATCGCCATGCTGCGCCACGGCATCGATGACCTGCGGTTGTTGCTGGAGAACGACGTGCGCTTCCTGGCGCAGTTCTGAGGAGTCCCATGCGCGTCCCCCTGGACTGGTTGCGCGATTACGTCCGCTTCGACGTCGAGCCTCACGTGCTCGCCCATGACCTCACCATGCTGGGCACGAAGATCGAGAGCGTGGATCTCGGCACGCCGGGGTTCGCGGGCGTCTTCGTCGGCAAGGTGCTGGAGTGCCGCAAACATCCGAACGCCGACAAGCTGACCTTGTGTCAGGTCGCGGTGGGGGACGAGGAACTCTCCATCGTCTGCGGCGCCCCCAACGTGCGCCCCGGTCTCACCGTGGCGGTGGCGCGCCCGGGGGCGCGTCTGGCCGGCGATCTACGCATCCGCAAGTCCAAGATCCGCGGCGAGACCTCGGAAGGCATGATCTGCTCCGCCCGGGAGCTCGGGCTCGGCGAGGATCGGGACGGCATTCTCGAGCTCGATGCAGCCCTGGCAAGCGGCGCGACGTTCACCGCTGGGGCGCGGGGCGCCGTCCTCGAGGCGGAGATCACTCCCAACCGGCCGGATTGCCTGGCACTCCTCGGGGTGGCACGGGAGGTGGCGGCGCTGTACGAGCAGCCCCTGCGCCTGCCGCCGGTGTGGGCGGAGCCGGCGCGGCGGCGCGAGCGCGCGCCGCTCCGCGTCGAGATCGAGGCGCCCGAGGATTGCGGCCGCTACTTCGGCCGCGCTCTCCGCGGCGTCCAGATCGCGGCGTCGCCGCCCTGGCTGCAGGAGCGTATCGCCGCCCTCGGGCTCGAGCCGATCAACAACGTCGTCGACGTCACCAACTACGTTCTCTTCGAAACCGGCCAGCCCATCCATGCCTTCGACCTGGCGGCGTTGCGCGGCGGCCGTCTGCTGGTGCGTCGTGGCCGCGCCGGGGAAACGCTGCAGACCCTCGACGGTGTCGAGCGGCGCCTCGAAGACATCCTCGTCATCGCCGATGGCGAAGGCCCGGTGGCCCTCGCCGGCATCATGGGCGGACTCGGCAGCGCCGTGCGCGCTTCGACCGCGGATCTCTTCCTCGAGGCGGCTTACTTCCGCCCCGATCTGGTGCGCAGCGGCCGCCGCCGGCTCGGCCTCGACACCGATGCGTCCTACCGCTTCGAGCGCCAGACCGACATCGAGGCGGTGCGCTGGGTGATGGATCGGGTCACCCATCTCTTGCTCGAGGTGGCGGGGGGCGAGGTGCGGGAAGCGAGCGAAGACATCTACCCGCGCCAGCCGGCGCCGCGGCGTTTGCGCCTGCGCGCCGAACGGGCGAGCCTGGTGGTGGGCGTGACCTTGGAAGCGGAGCGGAGCGCGGCGCTGTTGCGCCGCTTGCACCTGGACGCCGTGGCGCGCGGCGGCAGCGTCGATGTCCAGGTGCCCTCCTTCCGGCGCGACCTGCACGAGGAGATCGACCTCGTGGAAGAGGTGGCGCGCATGCACGGCTACGACAACATCCCGAGCGATGCCCTGCCGCCGGCGGCTCTGCAGCCCCGCCCGCATCGGCGGCAAACGCTGCTGGCGCGCCTGCGCCAGCTCGTCGTCGGTCTCGGCTACTTCGAGGTGCGCACCAGCGCCTTCATGGAACGCCGCGATCCTGAACGGCTCGGTCTCGGCGCCGGCGACGTGCGCCGCCGTGCGGTTTGCCTGCGCAATCCCATCGTCCCCACCCTGGACACGATGCGCACCACCATGCTTCCCGGCATGCTGCGCGTGCTGCGGCACAACCTGAATCGCGAGGCGAGCAGCCTGCGTTTGGCGGCGGTGGATCGCGTTTTTCTCGACCTGCCCGGCGATGTCGACGGCCTGCCCCAAGAGCCCGAGCGCTTGTTGCTGCTCGCCTGCGGTGCCAGTCACCCGGAGAGCTGGGGCGAGGCAGCGCGGCCGTGCGATGTCTTCGATCTCAAGGGCGATGCGGAGGCCCTGCTGGAGCATCTCGGCGTTGACACGGTCTGGAGCCGTGGCTATACTGAGCCGTTCCTTGATGATGGCGTAAGTTTTTTGATTTCAGGTAGTTACGGCGTCATCGGTGGAGGCGGCGGGGTGCGTGCGGAGGTGCTGCAGAGCTTCGACGTGGAGATCCCGGTGTTCGTCCTGGAGCTCGACGTCGCGGCGCTGGAACAGCACCTGCCTGCCCGCCGTGCGTTCCGTGGCATTCCGCGCTTCCCGGCGGTGAAACGGGATCTCTCTCTGGTGCTGCCGCGTCACGTCGCCTACGAGGACGTGCGGCGTGTGGCGGTGGAGGCCGGGGGAGCGTGGCTCGAATCGGTACACTGCTTCGATGTCTTCGAGGATCGGTCCTTGGGCGAGGGCGTGCGCAGCGTGGGTTTGCGGCTGCGCTTCCGCTCTCCCGAACGCACGCTCCTCGACGACATGGTGGAGCCGTGGATGGATGGTATCGTGCGGCGCCTGGAGGCGAGCCTCGGGGTGCGCTTGCGCACCCTCTGAAGGCACCCGGGCTGGGGAGGAGATGAAGCGGTGGAGCACTTGGAGAGTCTGGCGCGGCTCGAGGAGCGGATCCAGAAGGCGGCGGAAATCATCGCGACCTTGCGGCAAGACAACAAGCGTCTGGAGCAGGAAGCGTCCCAGCTGCTGGAGAGCCAGCGCAATCTGGAACGTCGCGCCGACGAGATGAGCGCGGAGAAGCAAGAGCTCGTCAACGAGGGCCGGCTGCTGCGGGAGCGGGAGAAGGAGTGGGCGCGCTACGAGCGCGACCGCGACGAGATCCGCACCCGCATCGACTCGATGCTGGCCAAGTTCGAGGAGCTCGAGATCTGATTCCGGGCCCCCACGGGGGAGCGTGCATGGAACGTGTGAAGACCACGCGGGTGGAGATCTTCGGGAGCGAATATCACATCCGCGCCGACGTCGATGCCGATTACGTCAAGACCGTGGCCAGCTACGTGGACGCGAAGATGAGCGAGATCGCTCAGAATCAGAGTCTGGTGTCGTCCACGAAGGTGGCGATCCTGGCGGCGATCAACATCGCCGACGAGCTGTTCAAGGAACGGCGCCAGAACGAGCAGACGGTGCACGACGTCACGGCGAAGGCGGATGCGCTGGCCGAGGTGCTGGCCCGTTCCTTGTGAGCCGTTCTCGTACTGCGATCGCGAGGTCCGACGAGGACGTGCTTGCTCCGCCGCCGGGCGCTTGGCTATACTCGCCTCGAGAAGAATTCCCTGCTCAGCAGGTGGGTCGATCGATTTTTTGAGCCAACACCTCGATGACGGGAACCAGAAGCGTCGCAGGATGTCCTGGCCCGGAAGGGTTGCGACTGCACGCGGCGTGACGGTGCCCACCTGGCGAGCCAGGTTCAAAGAGGCCTCGATCCACGGCGCGGCGGGGAGTTCTTCTTCTCAGGGCCCGCTGCACCAGCGCCGTCGATGGGTTCCGGCGCGAGGAGCAGGGCCATGACCGCGCGCATTCTCGACGGCCGCAAGCTGGCCGACACCCTGCTGCAAGAGTTGCGTGCCGAGATCGCGAGCGCCCAGGCGCCGCGGCCTCCCGGTCTGGCGGCGGTGCTGGTCGGCGACGATCCGGCCTCGCAGGTCTACGTGCGCAACAAGCTCAAGGCGTGCGAAATCTGCGGCATCCGCTCCTTCTTCAGTCCCCTCCCGGCGACGGCGAGCGCCCCCGAGGTGTCCGCGCTCCTCGACCGCTTGAACGCCGATCCCGCCGTGGACGGGATCTTGCTGCAGCTGCCCTTGCCCCGCGGCCTCGATTCCCGCGCGCTCTTGCAGCGTCTCGATCCCGCCAAGGACGTGGACGGACTGCATCCGCTGAACCTGGGCAAGCTCGTCGCCGACGACGACAGCGGCTTCCACCCTTGCACGCCTGCCGGTGTGGTGGAGCTCCTGAGCCGCAACGACATCCCCCTGGAGGGACGCCGCACCGTGATCGTCGGCCGCAGTAGCCTGGTGGGGAAGCCGCTGGCACTTCTCCTGCTGCGTCGCGCCGTGGTGGGCAACGCCACGGTCACCGTGGTGCACACGAAGAGCCGCGAGGT
The window above is part of the Candidatus Krumholzibacteriia bacterium genome. Proteins encoded here:
- the pheT gene encoding phenylalanine--tRNA ligase subunit beta, with product MRVPLDWLRDYVRFDVEPHVLAHDLTMLGTKIESVDLGTPGFAGVFVGKVLECRKHPNADKLTLCQVAVGDEELSIVCGAPNVRPGLTVAVARPGARLAGDLRIRKSKIRGETSEGMICSARELGLGEDRDGILELDAALASGATFTAGARGAVLEAEITPNRPDCLALLGVAREVAALYEQPLRLPPVWAEPARRRERAPLRVEIEAPEDCGRYFGRALRGVQIAASPPWLQERIAALGLEPINNVVDVTNYVLFETGQPIHAFDLAALRGGRLLVRRGRAGETLQTLDGVERRLEDILVIADGEGPVALAGIMGGLGSAVRASTADLFLEAAYFRPDLVRSGRRRLGLDTDASYRFERQTDIEAVRWVMDRVTHLLLEVAGGEVREASEDIYPRQPAPRRLRLRAERASLVVGVTLEAERSAALLRRLHLDAVARGGSVDVQVPSFRRDLHEEIDLVEEVARMHGYDNIPSDALPPAALQPRPHRRQTLLARLRQLVVGLGYFEVRTSAFMERRDPERLGLGAGDVRRRAVCLRNPIVPTLDTMRTTMLPGMLRVLRHNLNREASSLRLAAVDRVFLDLPGDVDGLPQEPERLLLLACGASHPESWGEAARPCDVFDLKGDAEALLEHLGVDTVWSRGYTEPFLDDGVSFLISGSYGVIGGGGGVRAEVLQSFDVEIPVFVLELDVAALEQHLPARRAFRGIPRFPAVKRDLSLVLPRHVAYEDVRRVAVEAGGAWLESVHCFDVFEDRSLGEGVRSVGLRLRFRSPERTLLDDMVEPWMDGIVRRLEASLGVRLRTL
- the rplT gene encoding 50S ribosomal protein L20; translated protein: MPRATNNVAARARHHKLLKQAEGYYGAKSRLYRIAKEAVERGLNYAYRDRRARKRDFRQLWIMRINAAARQHGLSYSTFMGLLRQSNIEVNRKVLAEMAVNDAEAFEKLVETAKQAQS
- the rpmI gene encoding 50S ribosomal protein L35: MPKMKTHRGLAKRVRRTASGRLKRKKAYHSHLLASKSRKQKRRLRGSSLIAPEEEKRLKALLND
- a CDS encoding cell division protein ZapA, with the protein product MERVKTTRVEIFGSEYHIRADVDADYVKTVASYVDAKMSEIAQNQSLVSSTKVAILAAINIADELFKERRQNEQTVHDVTAKADALAEVLARSL
- the pheS gene encoding phenylalanine--tRNA ligase subunit alpha; translated protein: MVAARAAALAESAAASTAEALEAWRVRWLGRRGTVAALFAALPEAAAAERRELGQRLNALKNELQGLYDAAASAAAPAVAAAAVDVTLPGRRRWVGRPHVLSQVLDEMLAIFTGLGFAVAMGPEVELEAYNFDFLNFPPNHPARDLQDTFYVNDRVLLRTQTSPMQVRIMRSQPPPVRVVVPGRVYRNEQIDATHAAEFHQVEGLYVDQRVSMVDLKATIAHFTRLLFGTDTAIRFKPHYFPFTEPSVDVDMTCFACGGKGCKLCGNAGWIEIMGAGMVHPNVFRAAGYDPEQVTGFAFGMGVDRIAMLRHGIDDLRLLLENDVRFLAQF
- the folD gene encoding bifunctional methylenetetrahydrofolate dehydrogenase/methenyltetrahydrofolate cyclohydrolase FolD — translated: MTARILDGRKLADTLLQELRAEIASAQAPRPPGLAAVLVGDDPASQVYVRNKLKACEICGIRSFFSPLPATASAPEVSALLDRLNADPAVDGILLQLPLPRGLDSRALLQRLDPAKDVDGLHPLNLGKLVADDDSGFHPCTPAGVVELLSRNDIPLEGRRTVIVGRSSLVGKPLALLLLRRAVVGNATVTVVHTKSREVPALVAEAELLVAAAGSPGFVRGEWLRPGAVVVDVGIHRTASRQLVGDVDFESAAAVAGAITPVPGGVGPMTVAMLMRNTTLSWRRRWSR
- the zapB gene encoding cell division protein ZapB; the encoded protein is MEHLESLARLEERIQKAAEIIATLRQDNKRLEQEASQLLESQRNLERRADEMSAEKQELVNEGRLLREREKEWARYERDRDEIRTRIDSMLAKFEELEI